The following are encoded in a window of Candidatus Omnitrophota bacterium genomic DNA:
- a CDS encoding PAS domain S-box protein, with protein MPKELKLLIVEDNENDALLMVNTLQKEGYEVSYKRVETEPEMRKALTKGGWDAILADYKLPTFSGLKALEIAGGKDKVTPFVIVSGTIGEAAAVNSMKAGADDYVDKDTLGFLVPAVEQAIKSTRLNLRTEAMRKALLDGAREWNVSFNALHDAVCLIGVDRKIKRCNRTMAEMFSVEEDILTGANCCDLVHKGVIPEKECPVHKALFSKRRETSEFNLDGKWVSITADPVLGPSGQITDFVHTIHDITDRKKAEDTLLKRTHDLGERVKELKLLYEISRLVERPDASLDEIFRELTGSIPSAWQYPDITCCRITFRGREFTSSPFRQTKWNLTKDINVFGKKEGSIEVFYLFEKPRQDEGPFLKEERELLNTLSAVLERAIEKKQAEEQLKERERLLGQAESIGKIGAWEMDIEAGGRSIWTKGLYDILDIDEGAPVPNISEISRWYPPEYREELKNKLEDTLRKGKKLYFEAPFRTAKGNLKWGVSIGEAVERNGKVVKLRGTFQDITERKRTEEALIRSERRFKNIVERSYDVICLFNRKGEFKYVSPSVKKITGYTPAAITGTNFSKYIPTSELPRLVKAFNRLLDGENITDYPLPVLTKEGKIIYAEANGSPVRSDGKITGAQVIFRDITERKKAVDALKQSEQRFKSAVLDSPFPMAIHGEDGEILQISRSWTDLSGYTHKEIPTIADWTEKAYGKRKKIIKKDIDKLYALKKRVNEGEYTITTKSGEERIWDFSSAPLGTMPDGRRLILSVANDVTERKKAKKQFLREMNFSEKLITSLPGLFYFFDEAGRMIRWNKRLEEVSGYPAGKIRKMDPADFFDGKDKEAVKDTIKEVIEKGESSVEADLVSMSGERLPHHFTGVKIDMEGRHYVLGTGIDITERKRAEEAKQHLVRNVTHGLKTPIAVSQMALHVCRDNIERSDMKEINESIDIVSRNLKLLSKDIDTILTSTTVDMRKTGSRAVKERSSLKAVVKDILRDRTKVMDGGKIRTKVDIEEKANKIKIDRRDLRILLNCLIGNAVKFTEKGSISITARLKDRFVEIRVKDTGCGISKDNLDRVFDKFYKRHPAVEGTGLGLSISKDISEMYNGQIRIESPGRGKGTTAVVRLPKG; from the coding sequence ATGCCTAAGGAACTAAAGTTACTCATAGTAGAGGATAACGAGAATGACGCCCTGCTAATGGTTAATACCCTCCAGAAGGAAGGGTATGAAGTTTCTTATAAGAGGGTCGAGACCGAGCCGGAGATGAGGAAGGCCCTTACAAAGGGCGGCTGGGACGCTATACTCGCCGATTACAAGCTTCCCACCTTCAGCGGCCTCAAAGCTCTTGAAATAGCCGGCGGAAAAGATAAAGTCACCCCGTTCGTTATAGTTTCCGGCACGATCGGCGAGGCGGCAGCCGTCAATTCCATGAAAGCGGGCGCCGATGATTACGTCGACAAGGATACCCTTGGTTTTCTGGTGCCGGCGGTCGAACAGGCCATAAAGAGCACAAGACTGAACCTGAGGACCGAGGCAATGCGGAAAGCTCTCCTTGATGGCGCCAGAGAATGGAATGTGTCTTTCAACGCTTTACATGACGCTGTGTGCCTTATCGGGGTGGACAGGAAGATTAAAAGATGCAACAGGACCATGGCGGAGATGTTCTCGGTGGAAGAGGATATTTTGACCGGGGCCAACTGTTGCGACCTTGTGCATAAGGGTGTTATCCCGGAGAAAGAGTGTCCCGTGCACAAGGCCCTTTTTTCCAAAAGAAGGGAAACATCGGAGTTCAACCTTGACGGCAAATGGGTCAGTATCACCGCCGATCCTGTTCTCGGCCCTTCCGGGCAGATAACGGATTTTGTCCATACCATACACGACATTACAGATCGAAAGAAGGCCGAAGACACCCTGCTTAAGCGAACGCATGATCTCGGTGAAAGGGTGAAGGAGCTCAAGCTTCTTTATGAGATCAGCAGGCTTGTCGAAAGACCCGATGCCTCCCTGGATGAAATATTCCGGGAGCTTACCGGATCGATACCGTCCGCTTGGCAGTATCCTGATATCACCTGTTGCAGGATAACCTTCAGGGGGAGGGAATTTACTTCCTCGCCGTTCAGGCAGACGAAATGGAATCTTACCAAGGACATTAACGTCTTTGGTAAGAAAGAAGGAAGTATCGAAGTGTTCTATCTTTTTGAAAAGCCCCGGCAGGATGAGGGGCCTTTCCTCAAAGAGGAAAGAGAACTGCTAAACACGTTGAGCGCCGTACTGGAAAGGGCGATAGAGAAGAAACAGGCTGAAGAGCAGCTCAAAGAAAGGGAGAGGCTCCTTGGCCAGGCCGAAAGCATCGGCAAGATAGGTGCCTGGGAAATGGATATTGAAGCAGGCGGAAGATCGATCTGGACGAAAGGGCTGTATGATATCCTCGATATAGATGAAGGCGCTCCCGTTCCGAACATCTCCGAGATCAGCCGATGGTACCCTCCCGAATACAGAGAAGAATTAAAGAATAAGCTTGAGGATACTCTCAGAAAAGGCAAAAAATTATATTTTGAAGCGCCTTTCAGGACCGCCAAAGGCAATTTAAAATGGGGAGTTTCTATCGGTGAGGCCGTTGAAAGGAACGGAAAGGTCGTCAAGTTGAGAGGGACCTTCCAGGACATCACCGAACGCAAAAGGACTGAGGAAGCTCTCATAAGGAGCGAGAGAAGGTTCAAGAACATAGTCGAGAGAAGCTACGATGTTATATGTCTTTTCAACAGAAAAGGTGAGTTCAAATATGTTTCCCCTTCCGTGAAAAAAATCACCGGCTATACCCCGGCGGCGATCACCGGTACTAATTTCAGCAAATATATACCTACCTCGGAGCTGCCGAGACTGGTAAAAGCCTTTAACAGGCTTCTGGACGGGGAGAATATAACCGATTACCCGCTTCCTGTATTGACCAAGGAGGGTAAGATAATATACGCCGAAGCCAACGGTTCCCCGGTCAGGTCGGACGGCAAGATCACAGGGGCTCAGGTGATATTCAGGGATATCACTGAACGGAAAAAAGCCGTGGATGCTCTCAAGCAAAGCGAACAGAGATTCAAGTCCGCCGTGCTGGACTCGCCTTTTCCTATGGCCATTCATGGCGAAGACGGAGAGATTTTGCAGATCAGCAGGTCCTGGACGGATCTCTCCGGATATACACATAAAGAGATACCGACCATAGCTGACTGGACTGAAAAGGCCTACGGCAAAAGAAAAAAAATCATCAAGAAGGATATCGATAAGCTTTACGCTCTGAAAAAACGCGTTAATGAGGGCGAATATACCATAACGACCAAGTCCGGAGAGGAAAGGATATGGGATTTCAGTTCTGCTCCCCTGGGCACGATGCCCGACGGCAGGCGCCTGATCCTGAGCGTCGCGAACGATGTCACGGAGAGGAAAAAGGCCAAGAAGCAGTTTCTGCGCGAGATGAACTTCTCCGAGAAGCTCATAACCAGTCTTCCGGGGTTATTTTATTTCTTTGACGAGGCGGGCAGAATGATACGCTGGAATAAAAGACTGGAGGAGGTTTCGGGTTATCCCGCCGGCAAGATCAGAAAGATGGATCCGGCCGATTTTTTCGATGGCAAGGATAAAGAAGCGGTCAAAGATACCATAAAAGAGGTCATCGAAAAGGGAGAGTCTTCGGTCGAAGCTGATCTGGTCTCAATGAGCGGAGAGAGGTTGCCGCACCATTTTACGGGCGTGAAAATAGATATGGAAGGGCGGCATTACGTTCTGGGCACAGGTATCGATATTACCGAGAGGAAAAGGGCCGAGGAGGCGAAGCAGCATCTTGTGCGGAACGTGACGCACGGTCTGAAAACCCCCATCGCGGTATCCCAGATGGCGCTCCACGTCTGCAGGGACAATATAGAGCGTTCCGACATGAAGGAGATAAATGAATCCATAGATATAGTCAGCAGGAACCTCAAGCTCCTGAGCAAGGATATAGATACCATCCTGACCTCCACCACGGTGGATATGAGAAAGACCGGATCCCGGGCCGTGAAGGAACGGTCTTCTCTCAAAGCTGTAGTGAAAGACATATTGAGAGATCGAACCAAGGTGATGGATGGGGGTAAGATAAGGACCAAGGTCGATATAGAAGAAAAGGCGAACAAGATCAAGATAGACCGCCGTGACCTGAGGATACTTCTAAACTGCCTGATCGGGAACGCGGTCAAGTTCACCGAAAAGGGGTCTATATCGATAACGGCCAGGCTCAAGGACCGCTTTGTCGAGATAAGGGTCAAAGACACCGGCTGCGGCATCTCTAAAGATAACCTTGACAGGGTATTCGATAAGTTCTACAAGAGGCATCCCGCGGTCGAGGGCACGGGGCTTGGTCTTTCCATTAGCAAGGATATATCCGAAATGTATAATGGCCAGATAAGGATAGAATCACCGGGAAGAGGCAAGGGTACCACCGCGGTGGTAAGGCTTCCCAAAGGATGA
- the thiF gene encoding sulfur carrier protein ThiS adenylyltransferase ThiF: MNAFEKSLLEGIGEDSFRKVSSARIGIAGSGGLGSNCAVNLVRCGFRSFRIIDLDRVEHSNLNRQFFFIDQVGMEKVKALEANLRRINPDIELEAVTGQLKPGHARRFFSGCDIVVEALDNAEAKSMLVGELLPSGKFIVSVSGIGGYGSSDDIRIMKIKENLVMIGDQVSDTDSRPPFSPRVNIAAAKQADVILKHVIG; encoded by the coding sequence CTGAACGCTTTTGAAAAAAGTCTGCTCGAAGGGATAGGAGAGGACTCCTTCCGGAAAGTGAGCTCGGCCAGGATCGGCATCGCCGGGTCCGGAGGTTTGGGGTCCAATTGCGCGGTCAATCTGGTCAGATGCGGTTTCAGGTCTTTCAGGATCATAGATCTCGACAGGGTGGAGCATTCTAACCTAAACAGGCAGTTCTTTTTCATCGACCAGGTCGGCATGGAGAAGGTCAAGGCGCTCGAGGCGAACTTGCGGAGGATAAACCCCGATATCGAGCTTGAAGCGGTTACCGGGCAATTAAAGCCCGGTCATGCCCGGCGGTTCTTCTCCGGCTGCGATATCGTGGTAGAGGCGCTCGATAACGCCGAAGCAAAGAGCATGCTTGTCGGCGAGCTCCTTCCCTCGGGAAAGTTCATAGTTTCCGTTTCGGGGATAGGCGGATACGGATCCAGCGATGATATCAGGATCATGAAGATAAAAGAGAACCTCGTAATGATCGGCGACCAGGTCTCGGACACTGATTCGCGGCCGCCTTTTTCCCCGCGGGTCAACATAGCGGCGGCCAAACAGGCTGACGTTATCCTCAAACATGTCATCGGATGA
- the thiH gene encoding 2-iminoacetate synthase ThiH — protein MSYHDILKEYSQFDLESAFTAADESGLCGALGGERVGEKGLIALLSPYAAAHLERIAQKAHRITLKHFGRTIQLYTPIYVSNYCQNRCLYCGFNSSSDIPRKKLTLIQVEKEASFISSTGLRHVLLLTGGSRKESPVSYIIDCLRVLRRYFSSISVEIYSLEEEEYALLIKEGVDGLTIYQETYQEDIYRKVHPSGPKRDYRFRLDAPERALRKGMRAVNIGALLGLAPWRRDVFLMALHARYLCEKFPEAEVGVSLPRLRPTAGGFRAAHPVSDRDIAQVVMAMRLFLPRQGITISTREEPSFRENLMPLGVTRISAGSTTSVGGHTQSKGEDIMDMQFRISDERDVAQIREMLRAKGYQAVLQDWMTV, from the coding sequence ATGAGTTATCATGATATTCTAAAGGAATATAGCCAATTCGATCTGGAGAGCGCCTTTACAGCTGCCGACGAAAGCGGTCTTTGCGGAGCTCTCGGCGGCGAAAGGGTAGGCGAAAAAGGTCTGATCGCGCTACTTTCCCCTTACGCGGCCGCTCATCTCGAACGAATAGCGCAAAAGGCGCACCGGATCACCCTTAAGCATTTCGGGCGCACCATACAGCTCTACACGCCGATATACGTCTCGAACTATTGCCAGAACCGGTGCCTTTATTGCGGGTTCAACTCTTCCAGCGACATACCCAGGAAAAAGCTTACTCTGATACAGGTTGAAAAGGAGGCTTCTTTCATTTCCTCGACGGGTCTCAGGCACGTCCTTCTTCTGACCGGGGGGTCCCGCAAAGAAAGCCCGGTATCCTACATAATAGACTGCCTCAGGGTATTGAGAAGATACTTCAGTTCAATCTCCGTTGAGATCTATTCCCTCGAAGAGGAGGAATACGCTCTGCTGATAAAGGAGGGCGTTGACGGGCTTACCATATACCAGGAGACCTATCAGGAGGATATTTACCGGAAGGTGCATCCCTCGGGACCCAAGAGAGATTACCGTTTCAGGCTGGACGCCCCGGAAAGGGCTTTAAGAAAAGGGATGAGGGCGGTGAATATCGGGGCCCTTCTAGGACTGGCCCCGTGGCGGAGGGACGTTTTCCTTATGGCGCTTCACGCCAGGTACCTCTGCGAGAAATTCCCCGAAGCCGAAGTGGGGGTATCACTGCCCAGGCTGAGGCCCACCGCGGGCGGTTTCCGGGCAGCCCACCCGGTGAGTGACCGTGATATCGCCCAGGTGGTGATGGCCATGAGGCTTTTCCTTCCCAGGCAGGGCATTACGATATCAACCCGGGAAGAGCCTTCTTTCAGGGAGAACCTCATGCCGCTTGGCGTTACCAGGATATCCGCCGGGTCCACCACTTCGGTCGGCGGCCACACCCAGAGTAAAGGGGAGGATATCATGGACATGCAGTTCCGTATATCCGACGAAAGGGACGTCGCCCAGATCAGGGAGATGCTTAGGGCGAAAGGTTATCAGGCTGTTTTACAGGACTGGATGACGGTATGA
- a CDS encoding thiazole synthase, whose translation MEDMLEIGGRKIKSRLFMGTGKFADKRLVREVVESAGSDIVTVALRRVDTSSREENILDHIPDRCILMPNTSGARDADEAVRIARLARAMGCGNWVKIEVIADNRYLLPDNIETLKATEILVKEGFTVLPYMSPDLSVAKRLQAVGASAVMPLGSPIGTGRGLKTGEIVKIMISELDVPVVVDAGLGSPSHAAECMEMGCAAVLVNTALAVAGDPAGMAEAFAMAVRAGRRSYLSGQMSPEGKASASSPLTGFLR comes from the coding sequence ATGGAAGACATGCTGGAGATAGGCGGAAGGAAGATAAAAAGCCGCCTGTTCATGGGAACGGGGAAGTTCGCGGACAAGCGCCTCGTGCGCGAGGTCGTCGAGTCGGCGGGAAGCGATATAGTGACCGTCGCCCTGAGGAGGGTTGATACTTCTTCCCGGGAGGAGAACATACTTGACCATATTCCCGACAGGTGCATCCTCATGCCCAATACTTCCGGGGCAAGGGACGCGGATGAGGCGGTAAGGATAGCGCGCCTGGCCAGGGCAATGGGTTGCGGCAACTGGGTCAAGATCGAGGTCATCGCCGATAACAGGTATCTTCTTCCGGATAATATCGAGACGCTGAAGGCGACCGAGATACTGGTGAAAGAAGGTTTCACCGTGCTTCCCTACATGAGCCCGGACCTTTCCGTGGCAAAAAGGCTCCAGGCCGTCGGCGCAAGCGCTGTAATGCCCCTGGGCTCACCGATAGGTACCGGCAGGGGGCTCAAGACAGGGGAAATTGTGAAGATAATGATAAGCGAGCTGGACGTTCCCGTGGTAGTGGACGCCGGTCTGGGAAGTCCCTCCCACGCCGCCGAATGCATGGAAATGGGGTGCGCGGCGGTCCTGGTGAACACCGCCCTGGCGGTCGCGGGCGACCCGGCGGGAATGGCCGAGGCCTTCGCGATGGCCGTAAGGGCGGGTAGACGTTCCTATCTCTCCGGACAAATGTCCCCCGAGGGAAAAGCCAGCGCCTCATCACCCTTAACGGGCTTCTTAAGATGA
- the thiS gene encoding sulfur carrier protein ThiS: MKVNGIQQMIEADMTVGELVTVRGLDPARVVVEHNYNILPRDRWYEVRLGEDDNIEIVSFVGGG, from the coding sequence ATAAAGGTTAACGGCATCCAGCAGATGATAGAAGCAGATATGACGGTCGGCGAACTGGTGACGGTAAGGGGCCTTGACCCGGCCAGAGTGGTCGTTGAGCATAACTATAACATACTTCCCAGGGACAGGTGGTACGAGGTCCGGCTCGGGGAGGATGACAATATCGAAATAGTGAGTTTTGTCGGAGGTGGATAA
- the thiE gene encoding thiamine phosphate synthase, producing MGLFLVGGMVARITDHSLYLVTSEEYSAGRSTLEVAEEALSAGVDILQMREKTKPKDELIKLGRKLRKLCSAAGAIFIVNDDPFVADQTDAEGVHLGQEDLEKYPLEVVRDIMGEGRMIGVSTHSVEQFEKANRSDADYIAYGPIFSTRTKDYSIGLADAGTVLEEAAKPVVFIGGIDLANIDSVMAAGARNIALIRAITAARDVAEETRRLKKKITSFRKKD from the coding sequence ATGGGTCTTTTCTTAGTTGGGGGCATGGTGGCAAGGATAACCGATCACAGTCTTTATCTGGTGACAAGCGAGGAATATTCCGCGGGAAGAAGCACTCTCGAAGTGGCGGAAGAAGCGCTTTCCGCCGGGGTCGACATACTCCAGATGCGAGAGAAGACTAAACCGAAGGACGAACTTATCAAGCTGGGGAGGAAGCTGAGAAAGCTTTGTTCAGCGGCAGGAGCCATTTTCATAGTCAATGACGATCCTTTCGTGGCCGACCAGACGGATGCCGAAGGTGTGCACCTGGGGCAGGAAGATCTTGAGAAGTACCCGCTTGAAGTTGTGCGGGATATCATGGGTGAGGGCAGGATGATAGGCGTCTCCACCCATTCGGTAGAGCAGTTCGAGAAGGCCAACCGTTCGGATGCCGATTATATCGCGTACGGGCCGATCTTTTCGACGAGGACCAAGGATTATTCCATTGGCCTGGCGGATGCGGGCACGGTGCTGGAGGAGGCCGCCAAGCCCGTCGTCTTCATAGGCGGGATCGACCTTGCTAATATCGACAGCGTTATGGCCGCGGGGGCGAGGAATATAGCCCTCATAAGGGCTATCACTGCCGCCCGGGACGTGGCTGAAGAGACAAGGCGGCTTAAGAAAAAGATAACAAGTTTCAGGAAGAAGGATTGA